A stretch of Microbulbifer sp. SAOS-129_SWC DNA encodes these proteins:
- a CDS encoding phage baseplate assembly protein V, translating into MSDIPNRGPTIDELHRPSSGRLYGKYLGEITDRDDPKKRGRLRIRVDNITDDKGVWAAPCVPYAGDGIGFFALPPKGTKVWVEFLGGRIDRLVYCGFLWQEGELDGQDYDPARVHFETGSLRIEVDDSKDEIRIEIKNNGGSISIKGGEITLKANSVTQEAQGNKVVLDAAAFDVKNAALKVV; encoded by the coding sequence ATGAGCGACATCCCCAACCGCGGGCCCACGATCGACGAGCTCCACCGGCCCAGCAGCGGGCGCCTTTACGGCAAGTATCTCGGTGAAATTACCGACCGGGACGACCCCAAAAAGCGCGGCCGCCTGCGTATCAGGGTCGACAACATCACCGATGACAAAGGTGTCTGGGCCGCTCCTTGCGTGCCCTACGCCGGCGACGGTATCGGCTTTTTTGCACTGCCACCGAAGGGCACCAAAGTCTGGGTGGAGTTCCTCGGCGGGCGGATTGATCGCCTCGTCTATTGCGGGTTCCTGTGGCAGGAGGGCGAACTCGACGGGCAGGATTACGATCCGGCGCGGGTACATTTCGAGACCGGCTCGCTGCGCATCGAAGTCGACGATTCGAAAGACGAAATCAGGATCGAAATCAAGAACAACGGCGGCTCGATCTCGATCAAAGGCGGCGAGATCACGCTGAAAGCAAACAGCGTCACGCAGGAAGCGCAGGGCAACAAAGTCGTCCTCGATGCCGCCGCTTTCGATGTCAAGAACGCCGCCCTGAAAGTCGTGTGA
- a CDS encoding GPW/gp25 family protein: MFSSPSDPIHALAYPLTLDEDRGRFTKTLDYERYVQDLVLQTLLTAPGERINRPEMGTPITQLLFASINEEVADLVKAQIRRTMEHWLSKVVRVERIETRQPELTRFEIEVSYVILATGTTDVLKRTIAQ; this comes from the coding sequence ATGTTCTCATCACCTTCTGATCCGATCCACGCGCTGGCCTATCCGCTCACTCTCGACGAAGACCGCGGGCGCTTCACCAAGACCCTCGACTATGAGCGCTACGTACAGGATCTGGTCCTGCAGACGCTGTTGACGGCGCCGGGCGAACGCATCAACCGGCCGGAAATGGGCACCCCCATCACGCAACTGCTGTTCGCATCGATCAACGAGGAGGTGGCGGACCTGGTCAAGGCGCAGATCCGCCGCACCATGGAGCACTGGCTGAGCAAGGTTGTGCGCGTCGAGCGTATCGAAACGCGCCAGCCCGAACTCACCCGCTTCGAGATCGAGGTCAGCTACGTCATTCTCGCCACCGGCACCACCGATGTGCTG